The proteins below are encoded in one region of Alosa sapidissima isolate fAloSap1 chromosome 24, fAloSap1.pri, whole genome shotgun sequence:
- the slc35g1 gene encoding solute carrier family 35 member G1, with amino-acid sequence MGDYRCSNGSVTSHDDGVLSVVPSREGDIRVVFQKVDGDASDDDEHFTDRLHPPNQIQNNDRDEDDSEMAPDRRCVNGSPPKRGCPLLCCGKDDVDDNSTGGSGNPDRKVEDKKAPCPGLGLLYALLASVFFSIVALLVKKIEGVHAVEISAIRCFFQMVFVIPLMIYYNTGFLGPRDMRIYLILRGFLGSSAMILLFYSVQQMPLADATVIMFSNPVFTAILAWIFLKERCTVWDVVFTAFTLTGVVLIARPPFLFGERVAGLEGDYHNHIKGTIAAFAGAVGAACTMVILRKMGKSVHYYLSVWYYAVIGLAECVIALFVLGEWSLPACGVDRWLMMLIAVLGMAGQTFLTKALQVEKAGPVALMRTTDVVLAFIFQFLFLNRKPTWWSLGGALCVVSSTSGVALRKWISSSRKT; translated from the exons ATGGGCGACTACAGATGCAGTAACGGTTCGGTAACGAGTCATGATGACGGAGTTTTATCCGTTGTCCCGAGTAGAGAGGGGGACATTCGTGTTGTATTTCAGAAAGTTGACGGCGACGCCAGCGACGATGATGAACATTTTACAGACAGATTACACCCTCCAAATCAAATCCAGAATAACGACAGGGATGAAGATGACAGCGAGATGGCCCCGGACAGACGGTGCGTGAATGGCAGCCCTCCGAAGCGAGGATGTCCGCTCCTATGTTGCGGGAAAGACGACGTTGATGATAATAGCACCGGTGGCAGCGGAAACCCCGATCGTAAAG TGGAGGATAAGAAAGCTCCATGCCCAGGACTGGGGCTGCTCTATGCTCTGCTAGCCTCTGTGTTCTTCTCCATCGTGGCCCTCCTCGTCAAGAAGATTGAGGGAGTGCATGCGGtggagatcagtgccattcgcTGCTTCTTCCAGATGGTGTTTGTCATACCGCTGATGATCTACTACAA CACGGGTTTCCTAGGTCCCCGGGACATGCGCATCTACCTGATCCTGCGCGGTTTCCTGGGCTCCAGCGCCATGATCCTGCTCTTCTACTCTGTGCAGCAGATGCCCCTCGCCGACGCCACCGTCATCATGTTCAGCAACCCCGTCTTCACCGCAATCCTCGCCTGGATCTTCCTCAAGGAGCGCTGCACTGTCTGGGACGTGGTCTTCACAGCGTTCACGCTCACCGGCGTGGTGCTCATCGCGCGGCCGCCCTTCCTGTTCGGCGAGCGCGTGGCTGGCCTGGAGGGCGACTACCACAACCACATCAAGGGCACCATCGCGGCCTTCGCCGGGGCGGTGGGCGCCGCCTGCACCATGGTGATCCTGCGTAAGATGGGCAAGAGTGTGCACTACTACCTGTCGGTGTGGTACTACGCCGTCATCGGGCTGGCTGAGTGCGTGATCGCGCTCTTCGTGCTGGGCGAGTGGAGCTTGCCGGCGTGTGGCGTCGACCGCTGGCTTATGATGCTCATCGCTGTGCTCGGCATGGCTGGCCAGACGTTCCTCACCAAGGCCCTACAGGTGGAGAAGGCTGGGCCGGTGGCGCTTATGCGGACAACAGACGTGGTGCTGGCCTTCATCTTCCAGTTCCTCTTCCTCAACCGCAAGCCCACCTGGTGGAGTCTAGGGGGCGCTCTCTGTGTGGTCAGTAGCACCAGTGGCGTGGCGTTGAGGAAGTGGATCAGCAGTAGCAGGAAGACCTGA
- the fra10ac1 gene encoding protein FRA10AC1 isoform X1: MHFKTMTCHSNISVCENKHWHNKRHYSSKRLEQRCLRSLSGLQLLLNDHVHGGGGYDSDFSDEEGQEGSGHGIKRSREEELLLQKPFQKAKHSKVAHRTVATQEWDREEAQNRRHHIISMNAFDRHKKFVSDYILYYGGKQEDLRRSTHKDKTDIDVVRENHRFLWRDEDEEDMTWEKELAKKYYDKLFKEYCIADLSRYKENKFGFRWRTEKEVVSGKGQFLCGNKRCELQEGLKSWEVNFAYVELGEKRNALVKLRLCPECSFKLNYHHKRKEVTKRKKRQRSDGEGDADADTPRVKRSKASHSKKHKKHKKKHKRRHRESSSSSSDDSDSQVSQKETDNREEQAEEGPSESDHWKGPAPETEQKSREEEFDDYFEDMFL; the protein is encoded by the exons ATGCACTTTAAAACCATGACTTGTCACTCAAACATTTCTGTCTGTGAAAACAAGCACTGGCACAACAAAAGACATTATTCATCCAAACGCCTGGAGCAAAGATGTCTTCGGTCACTCTCAGGATTACAATTGCTGTTGAATGATCAT GTCCATGGTGGTGGAGGGTATGACTCTGACTTCAGTGATGAGGAAGGACAGGAAGGATCGGGTCATGGAATCAAAAG GTCACGTGAGGAGGAGTTGCTCCTGCAGAAACCGTTTCAGAAGGCAAAGCACAGCAAGGTGGCCCACAGGACTGTGGCTACACAGGAATGGGATAG gGAGGAGGCCCAAAACAGGAGGCATCACATAATCTCAATGAACGCT TTTGACCGGCACAAGAAGTTTGTCAGTGACTATATCTTGTACTACGGTGGGAAGCAGGAGGACTTGAGGCGCTCCAC GCACAAAGACAAGACCGACATCGATGTAGTACGGGAGAACCATCGCTTCTTGTGGAGAGACGAAGATGAGGAGGACATGACATG GGAGAAAGAACTGGCCAAGAAGTACTATGATAAGCTCTTCAAGGAGTACTGTATTGCAGACCTAAGTAGATACAAGGAAAACAAG TTTGGATTCAGATGGCGCACAGAAAAGGAAGTCGTCTCGGGAAAAG GTCAGTTCCTGTGTGGCAACAAGCGCTGTGAGTTGCAGGAAGGCCTTAAGAGCTGGGAGGTGAACTTCGCCTACGTCGAGCTGGGTGAGAAGAGGAATGCTCTGGTCAAACTCC GTTTGTGCCCGGAGTGCTCCTTCAAGCTCAACTACCACCACAA GAGGAAGGAAGTGacgaagaggaagaagaggcaaCGCTCGGACGGAGAGGGTgacgcagacgcagacacaccaCGGGTCAAGAGGTCAAAGGCGTCACACTCGAAGAAGCACAAGAAACACAAGAAGAAGCacaagaggagacacagag aatcatcatcatcatcatcagatgACTCTGACTCCCAAGTTTCACAaaaag aaacagacaacagggaggagcaggcagaggagggaCCATCGGAGTCGGACCACTGGAAGGGCCCCGCCCCAGAAACCGAACAGAAGTCCAG GGAGGAGGAGTTTGATGACTACTTTGAAGATATGTTTCTATAA
- the fra10ac1 gene encoding protein FRA10AC1 isoform X2: protein MEHRGLDLVKVHGGGGYDSDFSDEEGQEGSGHGIKRSREEELLLQKPFQKAKHSKVAHRTVATQEWDREEAQNRRHHIISMNAFDRHKKFVSDYILYYGGKQEDLRRSTHKDKTDIDVVRENHRFLWRDEDEEDMTWEKELAKKYYDKLFKEYCIADLSRYKENKFGFRWRTEKEVVSGKGQFLCGNKRCELQEGLKSWEVNFAYVELGEKRNALVKLRLCPECSFKLNYHHKRKEVTKRKKRQRSDGEGDADADTPRVKRSKASHSKKHKKHKKKHKRRHRESSSSSSDDSDSQVSQKETDNREEQAEEGPSESDHWKGPAPETEQKSREEEFDDYFEDMFL from the exons ATGGAGCACAGGGGATTGGATCTTGTGAAG GTCCATGGTGGTGGAGGGTATGACTCTGACTTCAGTGATGAGGAAGGACAGGAAGGATCGGGTCATGGAATCAAAAG GTCACGTGAGGAGGAGTTGCTCCTGCAGAAACCGTTTCAGAAGGCAAAGCACAGCAAGGTGGCCCACAGGACTGTGGCTACACAGGAATGGGATAG gGAGGAGGCCCAAAACAGGAGGCATCACATAATCTCAATGAACGCT TTTGACCGGCACAAGAAGTTTGTCAGTGACTATATCTTGTACTACGGTGGGAAGCAGGAGGACTTGAGGCGCTCCAC GCACAAAGACAAGACCGACATCGATGTAGTACGGGAGAACCATCGCTTCTTGTGGAGAGACGAAGATGAGGAGGACATGACATG GGAGAAAGAACTGGCCAAGAAGTACTATGATAAGCTCTTCAAGGAGTACTGTATTGCAGACCTAAGTAGATACAAGGAAAACAAG TTTGGATTCAGATGGCGCACAGAAAAGGAAGTCGTCTCGGGAAAAG GTCAGTTCCTGTGTGGCAACAAGCGCTGTGAGTTGCAGGAAGGCCTTAAGAGCTGGGAGGTGAACTTCGCCTACGTCGAGCTGGGTGAGAAGAGGAATGCTCTGGTCAAACTCC GTTTGTGCCCGGAGTGCTCCTTCAAGCTCAACTACCACCACAA GAGGAAGGAAGTGacgaagaggaagaagaggcaaCGCTCGGACGGAGAGGGTgacgcagacgcagacacaccaCGGGTCAAGAGGTCAAAGGCGTCACACTCGAAGAAGCACAAGAAACACAAGAAGAAGCacaagaggagacacagag aatcatcatcatcatcatcagatgACTCTGACTCCCAAGTTTCACAaaaag aaacagacaacagggaggagcaggcagaggagggaCCATCGGAGTCGGACCACTGGAAGGGCCCCGCCCCAGAAACCGAACAGAAGTCCAG GGAGGAGGAGTTTGATGACTACTTTGAAGATATGTTTCTATAA
- the lgi1b gene encoding leucine-rich glioma-inactivated protein 1b, which yields MGYTNKTVRGCALLLWIGTLLLLTEGRRPKQPKCPASCTCTKDNALCENIRSVPHSFPPDVVSLSFVKSGFTEIAGGSFLHTPALQLLLFTANSFDSIDEDAFLGLPHLEYLFIENNKIDSISPFAFRGLKSLTHLSLAYNNLESLPKDVFKGMDALTKVDLRGNLFHCECKLKWLVEWMYSTNATVDQIFCAGPPLYKGKKINDLVPQSFDCITAEFASHQPLKFESISVEAFTFGNDQYVVFAQPFTGTCSFLEWDHVEMVFRTYDSIESTSTVVCKPLVIDNQLFIIVAQLFGGSHIYKRDVSANKFIKIQDIDILKIRKPNDIETFRIDGESFFVIADSSKAGSTTVYKWNGNGFYSHQSLHPWYRDTDVEYLDIVGKPHLILSSSSQRPVIYQWNKGLKQFDRRTDIPEMEDVYAVKHFHVKGDLYICLTRFIGDSKVMRWDGNMFVELQTMPSRGSMVFQPVVIGSWQYAILGSDYSLTQVYQWDSKKGQFVHFQELNIQAPRAFALVSIDNKEFLLASSFKGKSQIYEHLIIDLSN from the exons ATGGGATACACAAACAAAACCGTGAGAGGCTGCGCTCTCCTGCTGTGGATCGGTACTCTACTGCTTCTGACGGAGGGCAGGAGACCGAAGCAGCCCAAATGCCCCGCATCTTGCACATGCACCAAAGATAATGCCTTATGTGAAAACATACGATCGGTTCCCCACAGTTTCCCACCTGACGTGGTGTCACT ATCTTTTGTGAAATCGGGATTCACAGAGATTGCAGGGGGAAGCTTCTTGCACACGCCTGCTCTTCAGCTCCT CTTGTTCACAGCCAACTCATTTGATTCCATTGATGAAGATGCATTCCTGGGATTGCCCCACCTTGAATACTT GTtcattgaaaacaacaaaattgaTTCAATATCACCTTTTGCATTCCGTGGTCTGAAGTCGCTAACACACCT GAGCCTTGCCTACAATAACCTAGAGTCACTGCCAAAAGATGTGTTCAAGGGTATGGATGCCTTAACAAAAGT GGATCTGAGAGGAAACCTGTTTCACTGTGAATGCAAGCTCAAATGGCTGGTGGAGTGGATGTACAGCACAAATGCCACAGTGGATCAGATCTTCTGTGCAGGGCCTCCCCTCTACAAAGGGAAAAAGATCAATGACCTCGTGCCCCAGTCGTTTGACTGTATCACAGCAG aGTTTGCCTCTCACCAGCCTCTTAAATTTGAATCCATTTCCGTGGAGGCCTTCACGTTTGGAAATGATCAATATGTTGTGTTTGCTCAACCCTTCACTGGAACATGCAGTTTCCTGGAATGGGACCATGTAGAGATGGTCTTCCGGACATATGACAGCATTGAGA GCACATCCACAGTTGTGTGCAAACCTTTAGTTATCGACAACCAGCTCTTCATCATCGTGGCCCAGCTGTTTGGCGGTTCCCACATCTACAAGCGGGACGTATCAGCCAACAAGTTCATTAAGATCCAGGACATCGACATACTGAAGATCCGCAAGCCCAATGACATTGAGACCTTTCGCATCGACGGAGAGTCCTTCTTCGTGATTGCCGACAGTTCCAAGGCCGGCTCCACCACTGTCTACAAGTGGAACGGCAACGGCTTCTACTCCCACCAGTCACTCCACCCGTGGTACCGCGATACCGACGTGGAGTACCTGGACATCGTGGGCAAACCACACCTGATTCTCTCCAGCAGTTCCCAGCGACCTGTCATCTACCAGTGGAACAAGGGTCTGAAGCAGTTTGACCGGCGCACCGACATCCCCGAGATGGAGGACGTGTACGCTGTTAAGCACTTTCATGTCAAGGGCGACCTCTACATCTGCCTAACGCGTTTCATCGGTGACTCCAAGGTCATGCGCTGGGATGGCAACATGTTTGTGGAGCTGCAGACCATGCCCTCGCGAGGCTCCATGGTCTTCCAGCCTGTGGTCATCGGGAGCTGGCAGTACGCCATTCTGGGCAGCGACTACTCCCTCACACAGGTCTACCAGTGGGACTCCAAGAAGGGCCAGTTTGTCCACTTCCAGGAGCTGAACATCCAGGCCCCCCGGGCCTTTGCCTTGGTGTCCATTGACAACAAGGAGTTCCTGTTGGCATCCAGCTTTAAAGGGAAAAGCCAGATTTATGAGCATCTGATCATAGATCTGAGTAACTAA